In the genome of Rhodoplanes sp. Z2-YC6860, one region contains:
- the fabD gene encoding ACP S-malonyltransferase, with product MTAAFVFPGQGSQAVGMGKALAEAFAPARAVFDEVDAALGEKLTATMWDGPADKLTLTENAQPALMAVSVAVMRVLEAEAGVDIKRDAKFVAGHSLGEYSALAAAGAFSITDAAKLLRIRGSAMQKAVPVGTGAMAALLGLELEAASAVAAEAAQGEVCQAANDNGGGQVVVSGNKSAVERAVEIAKAKGAKRAMMLQVSAPFHCALMQPAADAMAEALGKTNIKVPAVPVVANVLAQPISDPKEIVKRLVEQVTGTVRWRECAAYMAGQGVTTFYELGAGKVLTGLLKRIADGATGTPIGTPDDVAAFKAKRS from the coding sequence ATGACGGCAGCCTTTGTGTTCCCGGGCCAGGGCAGCCAGGCGGTTGGCATGGGCAAGGCATTGGCCGAGGCCTTTGCACCCGCGCGCGCCGTGTTCGACGAGGTCGATGCGGCGCTCGGCGAAAAGCTTACCGCAACCATGTGGGACGGGCCGGCCGACAAGCTGACGCTCACCGAGAACGCCCAGCCGGCGCTGATGGCGGTGTCGGTCGCGGTGATGCGCGTGCTGGAAGCCGAGGCCGGCGTCGACATCAAGCGCGACGCCAAGTTCGTCGCCGGGCATTCGCTCGGCGAATACTCGGCGCTGGCCGCGGCCGGCGCGTTCAGCATCACGGACGCTGCCAAGCTTTTGCGCATCCGCGGCAGCGCGATGCAGAAGGCGGTGCCGGTTGGCACTGGCGCGATGGCGGCTCTGCTCGGTCTCGAGCTTGAGGCCGCGAGCGCGGTCGCAGCCGAAGCCGCCCAGGGTGAGGTCTGCCAGGCCGCCAACGACAATGGCGGCGGTCAGGTGGTCGTGTCGGGCAACAAATCCGCAGTCGAGCGCGCCGTCGAGATTGCCAAGGCGAAAGGCGCCAAGCGCGCGATGATGCTGCAGGTGTCCGCGCCCTTCCATTGCGCGCTGATGCAGCCCGCGGCCGACGCGATGGCCGAAGCACTCGGCAAGACCAATATAAAGGTGCCTGCGGTGCCTGTGGTGGCGAACGTGCTGGCGCAGCCGATCAGCGATCCGAAGGAGATCGTGAAGCGGCTGGTCGAGCAGGTCACCGGCACGGTGCGCTGGCGCGAGTGTGCGGCCTACATGGCGGGGCAGGGCGTCACCACATTCTACGAGCTTGGCGCCGGCAAGGTGCTGACCGGGCTGCTCAAGCGCATCGCCGACGGTGCGACCGGCACTCCGATCGGCACGCCGGATGACGTGGCCGCCTTCAAGGCCAAACGTTCATAA
- the rpsR gene encoding 30S ribosomal protein S18 has translation MAFGGSSQGGGFGGGGGGGARRPFFRRRKTCPFSGANAPKIDYKDTRLLQRYISERGKIVPSRITAVSAKKQRELAQAIKRARFLGLLPYVIR, from the coding sequence ATGGCATTCGGTGGCTCCTCTCAAGGCGGCGGTTTCGGTGGTGGCGGCGGCGGCGGTGCACGCCGGCCGTTTTTCCGGCGGCGCAAGACCTGCCCGTTCTCCGGCGCGAACGCTCCGAAGATCGACTACAAGGACACCCGGCTCCTGCAGCGCTACATCTCCGAGCGCGGCAAGATCGTGCCGAGCCGCATCACTGCGGTGTCGGCGAAGAAGCAGCGCGAGCTCGCCCAGGCGATCAAGCGCGCGCGGTTCCTGGGGCTCCTGCCCTACGTGATCCGCTAA
- the rplI gene encoding 50S ribosomal protein L9, protein MEVILLERISKLGQMGDVVRVKDGYGRNFLLPHGKALRATEANKAKFEGMKADLQAKNQASKAEADKTGSKLDGRSFPVLRQASDTGHLYGSVSPRDIAELLTSDGFEVSRNQIALNVPIKMIGQHKVPVQLHPELEVTIMVNVARSADEAERLARGENVTARRDPGAEEEAQEAALAAAQAMFEPNDDEDADETAEGDASEAKADAKPKAKRKAKADDAE, encoded by the coding sequence ATGGAAGTGATTTTGCTCGAACGCATCTCGAAGCTCGGTCAGATGGGCGACGTCGTGCGCGTGAAGGACGGCTACGGCCGCAATTTCCTGCTGCCGCACGGCAAGGCGCTGCGCGCGACCGAAGCCAACAAGGCCAAGTTCGAGGGCATGAAGGCTGACCTGCAGGCCAAGAACCAGGCTTCGAAGGCCGAGGCCGACAAGACCGGCTCGAAGCTCGACGGTCGGAGCTTCCCGGTGCTGCGCCAGGCCTCGGACACCGGCCACCTCTACGGCTCGGTGTCGCCGCGCGATATCGCGGAGCTTCTCACCAGCGATGGCTTCGAGGTGAGCCGCAATCAGATCGCGCTCAACGTGCCGATCAAGATGATCGGCCAGCACAAGGTGCCGGTGCAGCTCCATCCGGAACTCGAAGTGACCATCATGGTCAACGTCGCGCGCAGCGCCGACGAGGCCGAGCGACTGGCCCGCGGCGAGAACGTCACCGCCCGCCGCGACCCCGGCGCCGAAGAGGAAGCTCAGGAGGCCGCGCTTGCCGCCGCGCAGGCGATGTTCGAGCCGAACGATGACGAGGACGCGGACGAGACCGCCGAGGGCGATGCTTCCGAGGCGAAGGCAGACGCCAAGCCGAAGGCCAAGCGCAAGGCCAAAGCCGACGACGCCGAGTAA
- a CDS encoding type II toxin-antitoxin system VapC family toxin, translating into MIVVDASALLEALLRTPSAKTVEDRLFAPGQTLHAPHLVDVEIAQVVRRFVAKGDIDSKRGAMALTDLANFPLRRYPHDFLLPRIWDLRNNLTAYDAAYIALAEALDAPLLTRDRGLATAAGHRATIDLV; encoded by the coding sequence GTGATCGTTGTCGACGCCTCGGCTCTGCTTGAAGCGCTACTTCGCACGCCGTCAGCAAAAACGGTGGAAGATCGGCTGTTCGCGCCTGGTCAAACGCTTCACGCGCCGCATCTGGTCGATGTCGAAATCGCACAGGTGGTCCGGCGTTTCGTTGCAAAAGGCGACATCGATAGCAAGCGCGGCGCTATGGCGCTCACTGATTTGGCGAACTTTCCTTTACGGCGATATCCGCACGATTTTCTTTTGCCGCGCATTTGGGATTTGCGGAACAATCTGACGGCGTATGATGCCGCCTATATCGCGCTGGCTGAGGCACTCGACGCCCCGCTGCTGACGCGCGACCGGGGCTTGGCCACAGCGGCGGGTCATCGCGCGACGATCGACTTGGTGTAA
- a CDS encoding replicative DNA helicase, translated as MAPADSNVRKLPEPAAPQYRAAPANIEAEQALLGAILVNNEAFYRVSDFLEAGHFFEPLHQQLYELASNLIRAGKVATPITLKTFLPSDVDIGGLNASQYLARLAAEATTVINAADYGRTISDLAVRRNLISIGEEMVNSAFDAPVDFAPRDQIEDAERKLYGLAETGRFGSGFQKFSQALVTAVDMAAKAYQRDGKLSGISTGLKDLDSKMGGLQSSDLIIVAGRPGMGKTALATNIAYNIARAWNGETRADGHIETVNGGIVGFFSLEMSAEQLATRIIAERTGIPSSHIRRGGITEADFETIKDVSVELQRLPFYVDETGGLSIAQLCARARRLKRQKGLDVLVIDYIQLLSGSQRKGNESRVQEVTEITTGLKALAKELNVPIIALSQLSRQVESRDDKRPQLSDLRESGSIEQDADVVIFVFREEYYLANKEPRPGSEEHIKWQTEMEIVAGKAEIIIGKQRHGPTGTVQAAFESHITRFSDLAKDQYLPERMGD; from the coding sequence ATGGCCCCTGCTGATTCAAACGTTCGCAAGCTTCCTGAACCGGCCGCGCCGCAATACCGCGCCGCGCCGGCCAACATCGAGGCCGAGCAGGCCTTGCTCGGCGCGATCCTCGTCAACAACGAAGCGTTCTATCGCGTTTCGGATTTCCTCGAGGCCGGCCATTTCTTCGAGCCGCTGCATCAGCAGCTCTACGAGCTCGCTTCGAATCTCATCCGCGCCGGCAAGGTCGCGACTCCGATCACGCTGAAGACGTTTCTGCCGTCGGATGTGGACATCGGCGGGCTCAACGCCAGCCAGTATCTCGCCCGCCTTGCCGCCGAGGCCACCACCGTGATCAACGCGGCCGATTACGGCCGCACCATCTCGGACCTCGCGGTGCGGAGAAATCTCATCAGCATCGGCGAGGAGATGGTCAACTCGGCGTTCGATGCGCCGGTGGATTTCGCGCCACGCGACCAGATCGAGGATGCCGAAAGGAAGCTCTACGGCCTCGCCGAGACCGGCCGCTTCGGCTCCGGCTTCCAGAAGTTCTCCCAGGCCCTGGTCACCGCGGTCGACATGGCGGCCAAAGCCTATCAGCGCGACGGCAAGCTGTCCGGCATCTCGACGGGCCTGAAAGACCTCGACAGCAAGATGGGCGGACTGCAGTCCTCCGACTTGATCATCGTTGCCGGCCGCCCCGGCATGGGCAAGACCGCGCTCGCCACCAACATCGCCTACAACATCGCACGCGCCTGGAACGGCGAGACGCGGGCCGACGGCCACATCGAAACCGTCAACGGCGGCATCGTCGGCTTCTTCTCGCTGGAAATGTCGGCCGAGCAGCTCGCCACCCGTATCATCGCCGAGCGCACCGGCATTCCGTCGAGTCACATCCGCCGCGGCGGCATCACCGAGGCCGACTTCGAGACGATCAAGGACGTCTCGGTCGAGTTGCAGCGGCTGCCGTTCTACGTCGACGAGACCGGCGGTCTCTCGATCGCGCAGCTTTGCGCGCGCGCGCGGCGCCTGAAGCGCCAGAAGGGCCTCGACGTGCTGGTGATCGACTACATCCAGCTGCTGTCGGGCTCGCAGCGCAAGGGCAACGAGAGCCGCGTGCAGGAGGTGACGGAAATCACCACCGGCCTCAAGGCGCTGGCGAAAGAGCTGAACGTGCCGATCATCGCGCTGTCGCAGCTCTCGCGTCAGGTCGAAAGCCGCGACGACAAACGGCCGCAGCTCTCGGACCTTCGCGAATCCGGCTCGATCGAGCAGGACGCCGACGTGGTGATCTTCGTGTTCCGCGAGGAATACTACCTCGCCAACAAGGAGCCGCGGCCGGGCAGCGAAGAGCACATCAAGTGGCAGACCGAGATGGAGATCGTCGCCGGCAAGGCCGAGATCATCATCGGCAAGCAGCGTCACGGTCCGACCGGCACCGTGCAAGCGGCGTTCGAATCCCACATCACGCGCTTCAGCGATCTTGCCAAGGATCAGTACCTGCCCGAACGGATGGGCGATTAG
- a CDS encoding FitA-like ribbon-helix-helix domain-containing protein — translation MGSVMIQIRNVPDALHRRLKSRAALAGMSLSDYLLSEVRQIAERPTLDELRARLQSRPETALSVTAAEAIRAERDRA, via the coding sequence ATGGGAAGCGTGATGATCCAAATCCGCAATGTGCCGGATGCTCTGCATCGCCGGCTCAAATCGCGTGCAGCATTGGCTGGGATGTCGCTGTCCGACTATCTGCTCAGCGAAGTCCGGCAGATTGCGGAACGACCGACGCTCGATGAACTGCGGGCGCGGTTGCAGAGCCGCCCCGAAACGGCGCTTTCCGTAACGGCGGCTGAAGCGATCCGCGCGGAGCGCGACCGCGCGTGA
- a CDS encoding M20/M25/M40 family metallo-hydrolase, which yields MLLLMAPLGAETAADRQTFRDIYQELVEINTTDSTGDTLRAAEAMAARLKAGGFPAADIQVISSGPRKGNLVARLRGTGARKPILLIAHLDVVEAKREDWSFDPFKLQEIDGQFRARGSIDDKAMASIFVANLLEYRQEGFKPDRDIILALTTDEELSDSPHDGAHYLLDHHRALIDAELAINEGGSGAMRDGKPARLSIQHAEKVYQTYVMEVTDRGGHSASGRRDNGIYRLAEALHRLSQFDFPINLNAITRAFFERVVAFEKQPTAAAIEAMLAGQTNDATAMMALTTRPEFNAVIRTTCVPTLLDAGHAENALPQTARATVNCRILPDQDVAEVQRTLERVIADDNVKVAPKGRAVLSPASPINPDVMRAVETLTGEMWPGVPVIPTMSGGYTDSRWLRNAGIPSYGVSGLFTDGANSGVHGVNEHVGVKELYRSKEFLYRLVKTLAAPGAASAR from the coding sequence ATGCTGTTGCTGATGGCCCCGCTCGGGGCGGAGACCGCAGCGGACCGGCAAACCTTCCGCGACATCTACCAGGAACTTGTCGAGATCAATACGACCGATTCAACGGGCGACACCCTGCGGGCCGCGGAGGCTATGGCAGCACGTCTCAAGGCCGGCGGTTTCCCGGCCGCAGACATCCAGGTCATCTCGTCCGGGCCGCGCAAAGGCAACCTGGTCGCCCGCCTGCGTGGCACCGGCGCGCGCAAACCGATCCTGCTGATCGCCCACCTCGACGTGGTCGAGGCCAAGCGTGAGGACTGGAGTTTCGATCCGTTCAAGCTGCAGGAGATCGACGGTCAATTTCGTGCCCGCGGCAGCATCGATGACAAAGCAATGGCCTCGATCTTCGTCGCCAACCTGCTCGAATATCGCCAGGAGGGATTCAAGCCGGATCGCGACATCATCCTGGCGCTCACCACCGACGAAGAGCTTTCCGACTCGCCGCATGACGGGGCGCATTACCTGCTCGACCATCATCGCGCCCTGATCGATGCCGAGCTTGCGATCAACGAAGGCGGGAGCGGCGCGATGCGCGACGGCAAGCCGGCCCGACTGTCGATCCAGCATGCCGAGAAGGTTTATCAGACCTACGTGATGGAGGTGACGGACCGCGGCGGTCATAGTGCATCGGGGCGACGCGACAACGGCATCTACCGGTTGGCCGAGGCGTTGCATCGGCTCAGCCAGTTCGACTTTCCCATAAACCTGAATGCCATCACCCGAGCCTTCTTCGAGCGCGTGGTCGCCTTCGAGAAGCAGCCGACAGCGGCTGCCATTGAGGCGATGCTGGCCGGGCAAACCAACGACGCCACGGCCATGATGGCGCTTACGACGCGTCCGGAATTCAATGCGGTGATCCGGACCACGTGCGTTCCAACGCTGCTGGATGCGGGGCACGCCGAGAACGCGCTTCCGCAAACCGCCCGGGCCACCGTCAACTGTCGGATTTTGCCTGATCAGGACGTTGCCGAGGTCCAGCGTACGCTCGAACGCGTCATCGCGGATGACAACGTTAAGGTCGCCCCGAAAGGCCGCGCTGTGCTGAGTCCGGCCTCGCCGATCAATCCGGACGTGATGCGCGCGGTCGAAACTTTGACGGGCGAGATGTGGCCGGGAGTTCCGGTGATCCCCACCATGTCCGGCGGTTACACGGACAGCCGGTGGCTCCGCAATGCTGGGATTCCGTCCTATGGGGTTTCAGGATTATTCACCGATGGCGCAAACAGCGGGGTACATGGCGTCAACGAGCACGTGGGCGTCAAAGAGCTCTATCGGAGCAAGGAGTTTCTGTACCGCCTCGTGAAGACCTTGGCGGCGCCAGGCGCCGCGAGCGCGCGATAA
- a CDS encoding DUF2232 domain-containing protein — translation MAQIFLIGIGAGAAAALLFASVASGSPLAVVLFYLAPLPILIAALGWSHFAALVAAIAAAASLAAVFNVTLFIAFLIGIGLPAWWLGYLALLARPVENAPDGMEWYPTGHLVVWAAILGAGAVAAGMLYFGTDEPSFRASLRGFLDRMLGAAERMGADAIPLPRESDRVRLLDIMVAVLPPTAAVFTAAVNMFNLWLASRIVRISGRLHRPPSDLSAMRFPPYAPALIGAAFVASFLPGMVGQFGVVVTATMLLAYALLGLAVMHAITRGMNSRPFALGGLYAAVIVFGWPMLLLSALGLADTAFNLRGRVAAKRTNNSNRS, via the coding sequence ATGGCGCAGATTTTTCTCATTGGCATTGGCGCGGGCGCTGCGGCGGCTCTGCTGTTTGCGTCCGTTGCATCCGGATCGCCGCTCGCGGTGGTGCTGTTCTATCTCGCGCCGCTGCCGATCCTCATTGCTGCGCTCGGCTGGAGCCATTTCGCGGCGCTGGTTGCCGCGATCGCTGCGGCAGCAAGCCTCGCCGCGGTGTTCAACGTCACGCTCTTCATCGCCTTTCTGATCGGCATCGGCCTGCCGGCCTGGTGGCTCGGCTATCTGGCGCTGCTCGCGCGCCCGGTCGAAAACGCACCCGACGGAATGGAATGGTATCCGACCGGCCATCTCGTGGTCTGGGCCGCGATCCTCGGCGCCGGCGCCGTGGCTGCCGGGATGCTCTACTTCGGCACCGATGAGCCGAGCTTCCGCGCCTCGCTGCGCGGCTTCCTCGATCGCATGCTCGGCGCCGCCGAGCGGATGGGCGCCGACGCGATCCCGTTGCCGCGCGAGAGCGACCGGGTACGCCTGCTCGACATCATGGTCGCGGTGCTGCCGCCGACCGCGGCCGTGTTCACCGCGGCGGTCAACATGTTCAACCTCTGGCTCGCAAGCCGCATCGTGCGCATCTCCGGACGGCTTCACCGCCCGCCGTCCGATCTGTCGGCCATGCGCTTTCCGCCTTATGCGCCCGCGCTGATCGGCGCTGCCTTCGTCGCCTCGTTCCTGCCCGGCATGGTCGGCCAGTTCGGCGTGGTCGTCACCGCGACCATGCTGCTCGCCTACGCGCTCCTGGGCCTCGCCGTGATGCACGCCATCACCCGCGGCATGAACTCGCGGCCGTTCGCGCTCGGCGGTCTCTACGCTGCGGTAATCGTTTTCGGCTGGCCGATGCTGCTTCTGTCCGCGCTGGGCCTCGCCGACACCGCCTTCAATTTGCGCGGCCGCGTGGCCGCCAAACGAACCAACAACTCAAACCGATCCTGA
- the rpsF gene encoding 30S ribosomal protein S6 yields the protein MPLYEHVYLARQDVSSQQVEELTKQFTTVIEGLGGKVTKNEYWGVKSLNFRIKKNRKAHFTLLNVDAPPAAIVEVERQQRINEDVLRYMTVRVEELEEGPSAMMRKVDRDRERDDRGFGDRGGFGGGGGRFGDRDRGDRFGGDRGGDRFGGDRGDRGDRPPRRSDDQQASGE from the coding sequence ATGCCATTGTACGAACACGTCTACCTGGCGCGCCAGGACGTCAGCTCCCAGCAGGTCGAGGAGCTGACCAAGCAATTCACGACTGTGATCGAAGGCCTTGGCGGCAAGGTCACCAAGAACGAATACTGGGGCGTGAAGTCGCTGAACTTCCGCATCAAGAAGAACCGCAAGGCGCATTTCACCCTGCTCAACGTGGATGCCCCGCCGGCCGCGATCGTCGAGGTCGAGCGCCAGCAGCGCATCAACGAAGACGTGCTGCGTTACATGACGGTGCGCGTCGAAGAGCTCGAGGAAGGCCCCTCGGCGATGATGCGCAAGGTCGATCGCGACCGTGAGCGCGACGATCGCGGCTTCGGCGATCGCGGCGGCTTCGGCGGCGGCGGTGGCCGCTTCGGCGATCGCGATCGCGGCGACCGCTTCGGCGGCGACCGGGGTGGCGACCGCTTCGGCGGTGACCGTGGCGATCGGGGCGACCGCCCGCCGCGGCGTTCTGACGATCAACAGGCGAGCGGGGAGTAA
- a CDS encoding SAM-dependent methyltransferase: protein MDRLLVLLLRRFVRRGTLRITTAGGLVCSVGDGTGRPIAIRFTTSAAQRSILLDPELHLGEAYMDGTLQVEEGTLADFLALVLGQTPDGKPPRWARLQWILRYVWRRLQQFNVRSRSRQNVAHHYDLDGRLYSLFLDADRQYSCAYFETPDQSLDDAQLAKKRHIAAKLRVKDGHRVLDIGCGWGGLALYIAEFCRANVLGVTLSNEQFQCASGRAAEKNLSRSVEFRMQDYRDVPETFDRIVSVGMFEHVGVGYYDAYFQKCAELLDDDGVMLLHSIGRSEGPNVTNPWIAKYIFPGGYIPALSEVLPAIERAGLLVTDIEILRLHYAETLKAWRDRFMAHREEAERIYDQRFVRMWEFYLAASEMAFREQGMMVMQYQLTKRQNVVPITRDYIMREEARLRSLEGGQRPPLRLAGE, encoded by the coding sequence ATGGACCGGCTGCTGGTGCTTTTACTGAGACGATTCGTCCGTCGTGGAACCTTGCGGATCACGACGGCGGGAGGACTTGTCTGCTCCGTCGGCGACGGCACCGGCCGGCCGATCGCGATCCGCTTCACCACATCGGCCGCGCAGCGGAGCATCCTGCTCGATCCCGAGCTCCACCTCGGCGAGGCCTATATGGACGGCACGCTGCAGGTCGAGGAAGGCACCCTCGCCGATTTCCTCGCATTGGTGCTCGGCCAGACCCCCGACGGCAAACCGCCGCGCTGGGCCCGGCTGCAATGGATCCTGCGCTACGTCTGGCGAAGGCTGCAGCAGTTCAACGTGCGCTCGCGCTCGCGCCAGAATGTCGCGCATCACTACGACCTCGACGGCCGGCTGTACTCGTTGTTTCTCGACGCCGACCGGCAATACTCCTGCGCCTATTTCGAAACGCCGGATCAGTCGCTCGACGACGCGCAACTCGCCAAGAAGCGCCACATCGCCGCGAAGCTCCGGGTCAAGGACGGCCACCGCGTGCTCGACATCGGCTGCGGCTGGGGCGGGCTTGCGCTCTACATCGCCGAGTTCTGCCGCGCGAATGTCCTGGGCGTGACACTATCGAATGAACAGTTCCAGTGCGCGAGCGGCCGTGCGGCCGAGAAAAATCTCAGCCGCTCGGTCGAATTCCGCATGCAGGACTACCGCGACGTGCCGGAGACCTTCGACCGCATCGTCTCGGTCGGCATGTTCGAGCATGTCGGCGTCGGCTACTACGATGCCTATTTCCAGAAATGCGCCGAGCTGCTCGACGACGACGGCGTGATGCTGCTCCATTCGATCGGGCGCTCCGAAGGCCCGAACGTCACCAATCCCTGGATCGCCAAGTACATCTTCCCGGGCGGCTACATCCCGGCGCTGTCCGAGGTGCTGCCGGCGATCGAGCGCGCCGGCCTCCTGGTCACCGACATCGAGATTCTCCGGTTGCACTACGCCGAGACGCTGAAAGCCTGGCGCGACCGCTTCATGGCGCATCGCGAGGAAGCCGAACGCATCTACGACCAGCGCTTCGTGCGGATGTGGGAGTTCTATCTCGCCGCCTCCGAGATGGCGTTCCGCGAGCAAGGCATGATGGTCATGCAGTACCAGCTCACCAAGCGGCAGAATGTGGTGCCGATCACCCGCGACTACATCATGCGGGAGGAAGCCCGGTTGCGCTCGCTCGAGGGCGGCCAGCGTCCGCCGCTGCGGCTCGCCGGCGAATAG
- the alr gene encoding alanine racemase gives MARQPTVPQAPAPPPEPVTTTGGPPPREAGGILTIDLSALYANYRMIAGRVLPGECAAVVKGDAYGCGIDQVTETLARAGCSTFFTANLDEARRVRAKTREAVIYVLNGFSSASSQSFIEIAARPVISSSVELAEWDNFVATSHWSGGGAALHVDTGMNRLGLTVEEAAAVAGRIMLANHGVALLMSHLACADQPNHPLNDRQIRQFRELRSLFRGIPSSLANSSGVFLDSSTYCDMVRPGIALYGGNPSPGRSNPMKPVVELQGRILQVRHVEKGATVGYGATWTAKRDSRIAVIAAGYADGILRQAPTTDGNAQAPREVIVAGKRCRMTGRISMDLMAVDVTDVPVSAVRRDMMATLIGEGLSLDEVAAQAGTISYEVLTSLGQRYHRIWKV, from the coding sequence ATGGCCCGACAGCCCACCGTCCCGCAGGCGCCCGCTCCGCCGCCCGAACCCGTCACCACCACTGGCGGCCCGCCGCCGCGCGAGGCCGGCGGCATTCTCACCATCGATCTCTCGGCGCTCTACGCCAACTACCGGATGATCGCCGGCCGTGTGTTGCCGGGCGAATGCGCCGCCGTCGTGAAGGGCGACGCCTACGGCTGCGGCATCGATCAGGTCACCGAGACGCTCGCCCGCGCCGGCTGCAGCACGTTCTTCACCGCCAATCTCGACGAGGCGCGGCGCGTGCGCGCCAAGACTCGCGAGGCGGTGATCTATGTGCTCAACGGTTTCTCTTCGGCGTCGAGCCAGAGCTTTATCGAGATTGCGGCGCGGCCGGTGATCTCGAGTTCGGTCGAGCTTGCCGAATGGGACAATTTTGTCGCCACGAGTCATTGGAGCGGCGGCGGCGCCGCACTGCATGTCGACACCGGCATGAACCGGCTCGGCCTCACCGTCGAAGAGGCCGCGGCCGTCGCGGGCCGCATCATGCTGGCCAACCACGGCGTGGCGCTGCTGATGAGCCACCTCGCCTGCGCCGATCAGCCGAACCACCCGCTCAACGACCGGCAGATCCGGCAATTCCGCGAACTGCGTTCGCTGTTCCGCGGCATCCCGAGCTCGCTTGCGAACTCGTCCGGCGTCTTCCTCGACTCCTCGACCTATTGCGACATGGTGCGCCCGGGCATCGCGCTCTATGGCGGCAATCCGTCGCCCGGCCGCAGCAATCCGATGAAGCCCGTGGTCGAATTGCAGGGCCGCATCCTTCAGGTGCGTCATGTCGAGAAGGGCGCGACGGTCGGCTACGGCGCCACCTGGACGGCGAAGCGCGACAGCCGCATCGCCGTGATCGCGGCGGGCTACGCCGACGGCATCCTGCGCCAGGCCCCGACCACCGACGGCAACGCGCAGGCGCCGCGCGAGGTGATCGTCGCCGGCAAGCGTTGCCGCATGACCGGCCGCATCTCGATGGACCTGATGGCGGTCGACGTCACCGATGTGCCGGTGAGCGCGGTGCGCCGCGACATGATGGCGACGCTGATCGGCGAAGGGCTCTCGCTCGACGAGGTCGCGGCGCAGGCCGGCACGATTTCGTATGAGGTGCTGACGAGCCTCGGCCAGCGCTACCACCGGATTTGGAAGGTTTAG